The following are encoded together in the Scytonema millei VB511283 genome:
- a CDS encoding NAD-dependent epimerase/dehydratase family protein — translation MTVHRINAILVTGATGFVASHLLPRLLQEKLQIMAAVRNDSARLPANVTAVKVGNIDGNTDWRSALKDIDIVVHLAARAHILQDKASDPEAEFLRINTEGTVNLVKQSIAAGVKRFVFVSSIGAMTSSSDRPLTESSPCQPDTPYGRSKLQAEQALVQLASQSAMTWTILRPPLVYGAGNPGNMERLIKLVQTGLPLPFGAVKNHRSLIYVGNLVDAIASTLNHPQAANQAFLVSDGEDLSTPELIQKIAVNLKRPCNLLSVPPSWLQLGGKLGDTVQNVSQKQLPLNTSIIDRLLGSLAIDSSYIQKTLNWQPPFTVDAGLAQMLRSPN, via the coding sequence ATGACGGTACACAGGATAAACGCAATCTTAGTTACTGGAGCCACTGGCTTTGTTGCTAGCCATTTGCTACCCAGACTGCTGCAAGAGAAATTGCAGATTATGGCAGCTGTACGGAACGATTCTGCACGACTGCCAGCCAACGTTACAGCCGTAAAAGTTGGTAATATTGATGGCAATACTGATTGGCGCTCGGCGTTAAAGGATATAGATATAGTCGTTCACCTAGCAGCACGCGCCCACATTCTTCAAGATAAAGCGTCCGATCCAGAAGCAGAGTTTTTGCGTATCAATACAGAGGGAACGGTGAATCTGGTCAAGCAATCGATCGCCGCAGGGGTGAAGCGGTTCGTATTCGTAAGTTCGATTGGAGCAATGACCTCAAGTAGCGATCGCCCCCTCACGGAAAGTTCGCCCTGTCAACCAGATACGCCCTACGGTCGCAGCAAACTGCAAGCAGAACAAGCCCTAGTACAGCTTGCTAGTCAAAGTGCCATGACTTGGACAATTTTACGTCCGCCTCTAGTTTATGGTGCGGGAAATCCTGGTAATATGGAACGGTTAATTAAACTCGTTCAAACAGGTTTACCACTGCCATTTGGTGCAGTTAAAAATCATCGCAGTTTGATTTATGTGGGAAATTTAGTAGATGCGATCGCCTCTACCCTGAACCATCCCCAAGCAGCGAATCAAGCGTTTTTAGTTAGCGATGGAGAGGATCTTTCCACACCAGAATTAATTCAAAAAATTGCCGTCAATTTAAAGCGCCCATGTAACCTGCTGTCAGTTCCTCCAAGTTGGTTGCAACTGGGGGGGAAGTTAGGTGATACCGTACAGAATGTCAGTCAAAAACAATTGCCTCTCAATACATCGATTATCGATCGCCTGCTAGGAAGTTTAGCAATTGATAGCAGCTACATTCAGAAGACCCTGAACTGGCAACCCCCCTTTACAGTTGATGCAGGTTTAGCACAAATGCTGCGATCGCCAAATTGA
- a CDS encoding sugar transferase, which translates to MRRLKQLSRLVKLLLDRFVAAIALIILSPIVICVAIAIYFRMGSPVVFTQPRPGKEGKIFNFYKFRTMTDEQDAQGNLLPDEQRLTTFGQFLRQTSLDELPQLWNVLKGDMSFIGPRPLLVKYLDRYTTEQARRHEVKPGITGLAQINGRNAITWEEKFVLDVWYVDNWSLWLDLKILFLTVFKVLQQEGINQEGYTTSEEFKGQGNKVSS; encoded by the coding sequence ATGCGCAGGCTCAAGCAGTTAAGCCGACTAGTTAAACTTTTACTCGATCGCTTTGTTGCCGCGATCGCGCTGATAATATTGTCTCCTATAGTTATTTGTGTTGCGATCGCCATATATTTTCGTATGGGTTCTCCAGTTGTCTTTACCCAACCCCGTCCAGGTAAAGAAGGAAAGATTTTCAACTTTTACAAGTTCCGTACCATGACCGACGAGCAAGACGCACAAGGAAATTTACTTCCTGACGAACAGCGCCTGACGACTTTCGGTCAATTTCTGCGGCAAACTAGCCTTGACGAACTGCCCCAACTGTGGAACGTTCTCAAAGGTGACATGAGTTTCATTGGTCCCCGCCCCTTATTGGTGAAGTATCTCGACCGTTATACTACAGAACAAGCTCGCCGTCATGAAGTGAAACCAGGCATTACGGGTTTGGCTCAAATCAACGGTCGCAACGCCATTACTTGGGAAGAGAAATTTGTCCTCGACGTTTGGTATGTCGATAACTGGAGTTTGTGGCTGGATTTAAAAATTTTATTTCTGACCGTGTTTAAAGTTCTGCAACAAGAGGGAATTAATCAAGAAGGTTACACCACATCAGAAGAATTCAAAGGTCAAGGAAATAAGGTGTCATCCTAA
- a CDS encoding phytanoyl-CoA dioxygenase family protein produces the protein METCAFRLSEEQLALLPTEADIAFYEEHGWYISKQILPDELLDTAILGSERYYRGERDTPLLVKNAYSDWKPQDKSFIRNNEFVSLQNKQLHELGFYPIIAAIAARLSRTKRIRLFADSLLCKLPTIKDSHNGVVGWHTDKAYWSTCSSDKLLTAWIPFQNCDESLGPLIVIDGSHKWKDTHLMKNFFDPNLNELEEKFRQQGKQITKVPMTLQKGQVSFHHCLTIHGSSPNYSNSLRLAMAVHMQDDGNHYRPFWNQKGEQIHIGYEALCRKLQNGHPDFSDPAVFPILWSEIER, from the coding sequence ATGGAAACTTGTGCCTTCCGGCTTTCGGAAGAACAGCTAGCACTTCTACCAACAGAAGCAGATATTGCTTTCTACGAAGAACATGGCTGGTATATTTCAAAACAGATACTCCCAGATGAACTGCTCGACACAGCAATTTTAGGTAGTGAAAGATACTATCGTGGAGAGCGAGACACTCCACTGCTCGTAAAAAATGCTTATAGTGACTGGAAACCACAAGATAAAAGCTTCATTCGGAATAACGAATTTGTCTCTTTACAAAACAAGCAACTCCACGAACTAGGCTTTTATCCAATTATTGCGGCGATCGCAGCGCGTTTATCCAGAACGAAAAGAATTCGCCTGTTCGCTGATTCGCTGCTGTGTAAGCTACCAACAATTAAGGACAGTCATAATGGAGTGGTAGGCTGGCACACTGATAAAGCATACTGGTCTACTTGCAGTTCCGACAAATTGCTCACTGCCTGGATTCCTTTTCAAAACTGTGACGAGTCCCTTGGTCCATTGATTGTCATTGATGGTAGCCACAAGTGGAAAGATACTCATTTAATGAAGAATTTTTTCGACCCGAACTTGAATGAGTTGGAAGAAAAGTTTCGCCAGCAAGGAAAACAAATTACAAAAGTGCCAATGACCTTACAAAAAGGTCAAGTTAGCTTTCATCACTGTCTGACAATACATGGCAGCTCTCCTAATTACAGTAACTCTTTGCGGCTAGCAATGGCAGTTCATATGCAAGACGATGGCAACCATTATCGACCGTTTTGGAATCAGAAAGGGGAACAAATTCATATCGGCTACGAAGCCTTATGTCGCAAATTGCAGAACGGTCATCCTGATTTTAGCGATCCAGCCGTGTTTCCCATACTTTGGTCGGAGATAGAGCGTTAA
- a CDS encoding GNAT family N-acetyltransferase, which translates to MNIQIIDPQDPLWHKVLQQLRHDVYHLPEYIGIESNRTETMANAFLVADSDKIFFVPYLLRQCHNVISQELLEEECFDVVSPYGYPGILLSEAAANTPKFVDFALHELKYFLQKNNVCSAFLRLHPLLSDRFKEIFPSEYLTDSGKTVSVNLTLSEPEIWAHTRKGHQSTINKCKRLGFTGRMVELRQYIDEFITIYEETMNRVNARQFYYFSRDYFEDLLSLGENIHLGIVEVNNEIACASLFFECCGIVQAHLGGTKTKYLHQSPFNFLLHYVRLWAKERGNEFLHIGGGVGGSTTDSLYTFKSGFSRQRHDFLTLKLITNEEKYYHLVNLRAKVLNTQAEVLLSSEFFPAYRSYS; encoded by the coding sequence ATGAACATTCAAATCATCGATCCACAAGACCCCTTGTGGCATAAAGTTCTGCAACAGCTCCGCCATGATGTTTATCATCTACCTGAGTACATCGGCATTGAGTCAAACAGAACTGAAACAATGGCTAATGCTTTTTTGGTTGCTGATAGTGATAAAATTTTCTTCGTACCTTATTTACTACGTCAGTGTCATAATGTAATATCACAAGAATTGCTCGAAGAAGAATGCTTTGATGTTGTCTCTCCCTATGGCTATCCGGGCATTTTGTTGAGTGAAGCAGCGGCAAATACGCCAAAATTTGTAGATTTTGCTCTGCATGAGTTGAAGTACTTTTTGCAGAAAAACAACGTATGTTCGGCTTTTTTGCGATTGCATCCCCTTTTGAGCGATCGCTTCAAGGAGATTTTTCCCTCAGAATATTTAACTGATAGTGGAAAAACTGTATCCGTAAATCTTACTCTCTCTGAACCGGAAATTTGGGCGCACACAAGAAAAGGACATCAAAGCACTATTAATAAGTGCAAGCGGCTAGGTTTCACTGGCAGAATGGTCGAGCTTAGGCAATATATTGACGAATTTATTACTATTTACGAAGAGACAATGAATCGAGTCAATGCTAGGCAATTTTATTACTTTAGCCGCGATTACTTTGAGGATTTATTGTCACTAGGAGAGAATATTCATTTAGGTATTGTAGAGGTAAATAACGAAATCGCATGTGCTAGCTTATTTTTTGAATGTTGTGGTATTGTTCAAGCTCATTTGGGAGGAACGAAAACCAAATATTTACACCAATCCCCTTTTAATTTTCTCTTACATTACGTGCGCCTTTGGGCTAAAGAGCGTGGGAATGAATTTCTACATATAGGAGGTGGAGTGGGAGGTTCGACTACAGACAGCCTCTATACTTTCAAGTCAGGGTTTTCCAGGCAGAGACACGATTTTCTGACTTTAAAACTAATTACAAACGAAGAAAAGTACTATCATCTAGTCAATTTACGGGCAAAAGTCTTAAATACTCAAGCTGAAGTACTACTTAGCTCAGAGTTTTTTCCTGCCTATCGTTCTTACAGTTAA
- a CDS encoding GNAT family N-acetyltransferase, with the protein MLDIQVIKPHDLLWSQTLQKLRHDVYHLQEYLKLEAIRTQTTPEAILITQEDKIFLIPYLIRSCQDIYQNAPYHEEIFDAISPYGYAGILLSDAAVGQAEFLNLAVSSLANVLRLKNICSAFFRLHPILNHGFEQILSSQICQITGETVSINLMLSEAEIWQQTRSEHRTHINRCRRAGFTTKIVRYEDYIKEFIDIYEETMNRVTAKQMYYFGYDYFTKLANLHENIHLGIVEFDNQIVCAGIFTEICGIVQYHLGGTKTEFLKQSPSKLLFDRVRFWAKERGDKIFHLGGGVGGNKDSLHQFKAGFSKLKHNFLTLRSIADAEKYQYLVDLQAKKLNIESEQLLKTSFFPAYRSSQI; encoded by the coding sequence ATGCTTGATATTCAGGTTATCAAACCACATGACCTATTATGGTCTCAGACACTACAAAAACTCAGACATGATGTCTATCATTTACAAGAATATCTCAAGCTTGAGGCGATTAGAACTCAAACTACTCCAGAAGCAATTTTAATTACTCAAGAGGACAAGATATTTCTGATACCATACTTAATACGTAGCTGTCAGGACATATATCAAAATGCTCCGTATCATGAAGAAATATTTGACGCTATTTCTCCCTACGGTTATGCTGGGATTTTGCTAAGCGATGCAGCGGTTGGACAAGCAGAGTTCTTAAATTTAGCTGTATCTTCTTTGGCGAACGTGTTGCGATTGAAAAACATCTGTTCGGCATTCTTTCGCCTACACCCCATACTCAATCACGGCTTTGAACAAATCTTATCTTCTCAAATTTGTCAAATAACTGGAGAAACTGTATCTATAAATCTCATGCTTTCTGAAGCAGAAATTTGGCAGCAAACTCGTTCCGAACATCGCACTCATATCAATCGCTGTAGGCGTGCTGGATTTACTACTAAGATAGTAAGATACGAAGATTATATAAAAGAATTTATTGATATTTATGAAGAAACAATGAATCGCGTCACCGCGAAGCAAATGTATTATTTCGGCTATGATTATTTTACCAAGCTAGCTAATCTACATGAAAACATTCACCTTGGTATTGTAGAATTCGATAACCAAATTGTTTGTGCTGGCATCTTCACAGAAATTTGTGGGATAGTGCAATACCATTTAGGAGGGACTAAAACCGAGTTTCTCAAACAATCTCCCAGCAAACTCTTATTCGATCGCGTGCGGTTCTGGGCTAAAGAACGAGGTGACAAAATCTTTCATCTCGGAGGTGGTGTTGGAGGTAACAAAGATAGCCTACACCAATTTAAAGCTGGTTTTTCTAAACTGAAGCATAATTTTTTGACATTGCGGTCGATCGCAGATGCAGAAAAGTATCAATATTTAGTAGATCTGCAAGCGAAGAAACTGAATATTGAATCCGAACAACTACTTAAGACAAGTTTCTTTCCAGCGTATCGTTCCTCTCAAATTTAA
- a CDS encoding class I SAM-dependent methyltransferase, which yields MLDNKKIYQSTEEFNTWAYGKGLRFEEKYLINNYLDKHLKTVEAGTAGGRILLEMRKMGFTSLIGYDYVPEFIEQAKQKDPSSEITFEVEDATQLSYVNNSFAQILYLQQIISSIDGDQAKLKAFQEAYRILEPGGTALFSFLCFEVRAQTLIYKPYLVYLRILRSLQGKSLSLQYLPWLKLGEKWNFSALLDCEPYVYWYKPQEVERLLKTVGFEVTAVGSSAQIEGDSMCTSVEELARQPLAGGLYFVCTK from the coding sequence ATGCTCGACAATAAGAAAATTTATCAATCTACTGAAGAATTTAATACTTGGGCATATGGAAAAGGTCTGAGATTTGAAGAAAAGTATTTAATTAATAACTACTTAGATAAACATTTAAAGACAGTAGAAGCAGGGACAGCAGGCGGTAGAATTTTACTAGAGATGAGAAAGATGGGCTTTACTTCTCTCATAGGTTACGATTATGTACCTGAATTTATAGAGCAAGCAAAGCAAAAAGATCCCTCAAGCGAAATTACTTTTGAAGTAGAAGATGCCACCCAACTAAGTTATGTAAATAATAGCTTTGCGCAGATCTTATATCTCCAACAAATCATCAGCTCTATAGATGGAGACCAAGCAAAGCTAAAAGCTTTTCAAGAGGCATATCGTATTTTAGAACCAGGTGGTACAGCACTATTTTCATTTCTTTGCTTTGAAGTGAGAGCGCAGACTTTAATCTACAAACCATATTTAGTCTATTTACGTATTTTGCGTAGCTTACAGGGTAAAAGTCTTTCTCTTCAGTATCTACCTTGGCTCAAATTAGGAGAAAAGTGGAATTTTTCTGCTTTACTAGATTGCGAACCCTATGTGTATTGGTATAAACCACAAGAAGTAGAACGACTATTGAAAACTGTTGGTTTTGAAGTCACTGCTGTTGGTTCTTCTGCCCAAATTGAAGGAGATAGTATGTGTACAAGTGTAGAAGAATTAGCAAGACAACCTTTAGCAGGTGGTTTATATTTCGTTTGTACAAAATAA
- a CDS encoding DegT/DnrJ/EryC1/StrS family aminotransferase: protein MIKPILLSIPHMSGEEIEYVKEAFDTNWIAPVGPHLEAFEQEFCHVIDVNHAAAVVSGTAALHLALQLVGVEPGDEVFCSTLTFAASANPIVYLGAKPVFIDSDRTSWNMNPELLRAALDKRARLGKLPKAVVVVHLYGQSADIDPILEACNRYEVPLIEDAAESLGATYKGRSPGSFGKIGIFSFNGNKIITTSGGGMLVSNDPEIVIKARFLSTQARDPAPHYQHSEIGYNYRLSNVLAGIGRGQLQVLEQRVQARRRNFEVYHQALGELPGISFMPEASYGRATRWLSCMTINPQIFGADREQVRKILAQQHIETRPVWKPLHLQPAFAQHETVGGEVAEELFACGLCLPSGSNLTNEDLERVVGAIAKICSIALKIN, encoded by the coding sequence ATGATTAAACCGATTCTTCTTTCTATTCCTCATATGAGCGGGGAAGAGATTGAGTATGTCAAAGAAGCATTTGATACGAATTGGATTGCTCCCGTTGGTCCCCATCTAGAAGCTTTTGAACAAGAATTTTGTCATGTAATTGATGTCAATCATGCTGCTGCCGTTGTATCTGGCACGGCAGCTTTACACTTAGCCTTGCAGTTGGTTGGAGTGGAGCCTGGAGACGAGGTATTTTGCTCGACACTCACTTTTGCGGCTTCAGCTAACCCCATCGTTTATTTAGGGGCAAAACCTGTCTTTATTGACAGCGATCGCACTTCGTGGAACATGAACCCGGAATTGTTACGAGCAGCCTTGGATAAACGGGCGCGGTTGGGTAAATTACCTAAAGCCGTAGTTGTCGTCCACCTATACGGTCAAAGTGCTGACATTGACCCGATTCTAGAAGCCTGCAACCGCTACGAAGTGCCGTTGATTGAAGATGCCGCTGAATCTCTAGGAGCAACTTACAAGGGGCGATCGCCTGGTAGTTTCGGTAAGATTGGCATTTTTTCGTTCAATGGCAATAAAATCATTACGACATCTGGAGGTGGAATGTTGGTTTCCAACGATCCAGAAATTGTCATCAAAGCCAGATTTCTCTCCACTCAAGCACGCGATCCAGCGCCCCACTACCAACACTCAGAAATTGGCTACAACTATCGGCTGAGCAATGTATTAGCGGGAATTGGTCGAGGTCAACTGCAAGTACTAGAGCAACGGGTACAAGCTAGAAGGCGTAACTTTGAAGTTTATCACCAAGCCTTGGGTGAACTGCCAGGAATCTCATTTATGCCAGAAGCGAGTTACGGTCGCGCCACGCGCTGGTTGAGCTGCATGACAATCAATCCTCAGATTTTCGGTGCAGATCGAGAACAAGTGCGTAAAATCCTAGCTCAGCAGCACATTGAGACTCGCCCAGTTTGGAAACCACTCCACCTCCAACCTGCTTTTGCCCAACACGAGACAGTTGGAGGTGAGGTGGCGGAAGAGCTGTTTGCTTGCGGTCTGTGCCTTCCCTCTGGCTCTAATTTAACCAACGAGGATTTAGAGCGAGTCGTAGGGGCGATCGCTAAAATTTGCTCTATCGCGCTCAAAATAAACTGA
- a CDS encoding GumC family protein yields MSLPESTESSVKLQQYWLLLKRHYLPTSIVFGVVVALTGISLALQKPIYEAEGKLLFRKNSPSSSYLPEVGKGIGELQPLQEQNNPVDTEAEIIRSLPIIKKTITRLELKNELGKTLKPEKFLRKLDITDVKKTDVLQIAYRDADPNKAATVVNTLMAIYLESNLLANRSEAVSAREFVQKQLPMAEKSLRQSESELRQFQEQNKVVDLNEEKRAAVAIIADMQRQAANANAGLADAKAQSELLKQQLGETLNSAGAVTSISQFPAVQAILKEIQQIESQLAVEQSRFQADFPNVVSLKQKKASLEQLLKQRLKQVVGEQKPSAGNSLQNSEFDQKLTEEFVRAEARRLGLSSQIAAISNVQSSYRERLDRLPQLEQLQRALERKIQTAQSTYLLLQQKLQEIRIAENQNIGNARVISAAIPPEEAVAPRKMLYLVTGVMLGGILAAATTLILEKLDKSLRSVEEARKIFGYTLLGIIPALKKSENIFLRDRSLERATPEILVQESPRSPFSQAYRMLQANLKFLNSDKQLKAVVVTSSVPKEGKSTVAANLAVTIAQMGRKVLLVDADMYRPLQHKIWELPNHLGLSNIIVGQTEPKTAIKKITANLHILTSGVIPPNPMALLDSQRMASLITVFSANYDYTIIDAPALNAAADAAILGKMTDGVLLVVRPGVVDTAAAIRAKEFLEKSGQHVLGQVVNGYNSDSEQYNYYYLSSQSEEDDSAALAESHSPLSISKKR; encoded by the coding sequence ATGTCACTTCCTGAGTCCACAGAATCTAGTGTCAAATTACAGCAATATTGGCTGTTACTCAAGCGGCATTACTTACCAACATCAATCGTGTTTGGAGTCGTTGTCGCACTGACAGGTATAAGCCTAGCATTGCAAAAGCCAATATATGAAGCAGAAGGAAAGTTACTCTTTAGAAAAAATAGCCCTAGTTCTTCCTATTTACCTGAAGTAGGTAAGGGCATAGGTGAATTGCAGCCATTACAAGAGCAAAATAATCCTGTAGATACAGAAGCGGAAATTATACGTTCTCTGCCTATTATAAAAAAAACGATTACGCGGTTAGAGTTGAAGAATGAATTGGGTAAAACTCTTAAACCGGAAAAATTTCTGAGAAAGCTAGATATAACAGATGTCAAAAAAACGGATGTGTTGCAGATTGCTTATAGAGATGCAGATCCGAACAAAGCTGCAACAGTAGTCAATACTTTAATGGCTATTTATTTAGAAAGTAATTTACTTGCTAATCGCTCTGAAGCCGTGTCTGCGAGAGAGTTTGTTCAGAAACAATTGCCTATGGCAGAAAAAAGTTTGCGTCAGAGCGAGTCAGAATTACGTCAATTTCAAGAGCAGAATAAAGTTGTCGATCTAAATGAAGAAAAAAGAGCAGCAGTAGCAATTATTGCCGATATGCAGCGCCAAGCTGCGAATGCTAATGCTGGTTTGGCAGATGCAAAAGCTCAATCTGAACTGCTGAAACAGCAATTAGGAGAAACTTTAAATAGCGCCGGAGCGGTAACTAGTATCAGTCAATTTCCAGCCGTACAAGCTATTTTAAAAGAGATTCAACAAATAGAATCGCAGCTAGCGGTGGAACAGAGCCGCTTTCAGGCAGATTTTCCTAACGTTGTCTCCCTCAAGCAAAAGAAAGCAAGTTTAGAGCAGTTACTCAAACAACGCTTAAAACAAGTTGTAGGAGAACAAAAACCGAGCGCAGGAAATAGCTTACAAAATAGCGAATTCGATCAAAAACTGACAGAAGAGTTTGTGAGAGCAGAAGCGAGACGTTTGGGTTTATCTAGCCAAATAGCAGCAATCTCAAACGTGCAGTCTTCTTATAGAGAAAGACTGGATCGCTTACCTCAGTTGGAACAATTGCAGCGGGCGTTAGAACGAAAAATTCAAACAGCTCAATCTACCTATTTATTACTACAGCAGAAATTACAAGAAATTCGGATTGCGGAAAATCAGAATATAGGTAATGCTCGCGTCATTTCAGCAGCCATACCACCAGAAGAAGCGGTTGCTCCCCGCAAAATGTTGTACCTGGTGACGGGAGTTATGCTGGGTGGAATATTAGCGGCTGCTACTACTTTGATATTAGAAAAACTAGATAAATCGCTCAGAAGTGTTGAGGAAGCTAGAAAAATATTTGGCTATACCTTACTGGGTATAATTCCAGCTTTAAAAAAATCTGAGAACATTTTCTTGCGCGATCGCTCCCTAGAAAGAGCTACACCAGAAATTTTAGTGCAGGAGTCACCGCGATCGCCTTTCAGCCAAGCATATCGAATGCTGCAAGCTAATTTGAAGTTTCTGAATTCTGATAAACAGCTCAAAGCAGTTGTCGTTACAAGTTCCGTCCCCAAAGAAGGTAAATCAACGGTTGCAGCAAATTTAGCTGTCACCATCGCTCAGATGGGGCGTAAGGTTTTGTTAGTCGATGCAGATATGTATCGTCCTTTGCAGCATAAAATTTGGGAATTACCAAATCATTTGGGTTTAAGTAATATTATTGTGGGTCAGACCGAACCAAAAACAGCAATCAAAAAGATCACAGCTAATCTTCACATCCTGACTTCTGGAGTGATTCCACCGAATCCAATGGCACTACTAGATTCTCAAAGGATGGCATCTTTAATTACTGTTTTTTCAGCCAATTACGACTACACAATTATTGACGCTCCTGCTTTAAATGCGGCTGCTGATGCGGCAATTTTAGGAAAAATGACAGATGGAGTTTTATTGGTCGTTCGACCTGGTGTAGTAGATACTGCTGCTGCTATCCGTGCTAAAGAATTTCTAGAAAAGTCAGGACAGCATGTCCTCGGTCAGGTAGTGAATGGATATAATTCCGATAGCGAACAATATAACTACTATTATCTTTCAAGCCAGTCGGAAGAAGATGATAGCGCGGCACTGGCAGAAAGTCACTCTCCCTTGAGCATTAGCAAAAAAAGATGA